One stretch of Manis pentadactyla isolate mManPen7 chromosome 10, mManPen7.hap1, whole genome shotgun sequence DNA includes these proteins:
- the ZP3 gene encoding zona pellucida sperm-binding protein 3: MILSHRLFVCFLLWGSMELCYSQTTWRSETPSPRPSKVPVVVECLEAQLVVTVNKDLFGTGKLVRPADLTLGPENCEPLDQDNVIRFEVGLHKCGSSMQVTNDALVYSTFLLHNPHPERNLSILRTNLAKIPIKCRYPRQGNVSSQAILPTWVPFKSTVFSEEKLVFSLRLMDENWVAEKRSPTFQLGDTAHLQAEVHTGSHVPLRLFVDHCVATLTPDRNTSPYHSIVDFHGCLVDGLSDASSAFKAPRPRPETLQFTVDVFHFANDSRNTVYITCHLKVTPADRVPDQLNKACSFSKSSNSWSPVEGTADICQCCHKGSCDIPGHTRSLSPLVRKWHKPATRSRRHVTEEADVTMGPLIFLGQAGDQSMGSSVSSVTSVMLGLGLVTGVTLTLATVVLALARRQRTASHSAMYPVSAS, encoded by the exons ATGATCCTGAGTCACAGGCTTTTTGTCTGCTTTCTGCTCTGGGGAAGTATGGAGCTATGCTACTCTCAGACCACCTGGAGGAGTGAGACCCCCAGTCCCAGGCCCTCTAAGGTGCCTGTGGTGGTGGAGTGCCTGGAGGCCCAGCTGGTGGTCACTGTGAACAAGGACCTTTTTGGCACTGGGAAGCTCGTCAGGCCTGCAGACCTCACCCTCGGCCCTGAGAACTGTGAGCCCCTGGACCAGGACAATGTGATCAGGTTTGAGGTCGGATTGCATAAGTGTGGCAGCAGCATGCAG GTGACCAATGATGCCCTGGTGTACAGCACATTCCTGCTCCACAACCCCCACCCAGAGAGGAACCTGTCCATCCTGAGGACTAACCTCGCCAAGATTCCCATCAAGTGCCGCTACCCCAG GCAGGGCAATGTGAGCAGCCAGGCCATCCTGCCCACCTGGGTGCCCTTCAAGAGCACAGTGTTCTCGGAGGAGAAGCTGGTTTTCTCTCTACGCCTGATGGATG AGAACTGGGTTGCTGAGAAGAGGTCCCCCACCTTCCAGCTGGGAGATACAGCCCACCTGCAGGCTGAAGTCCACACTGGCAGCCATGTGCCACTGCGACTGTTCGTGGACCACTGTGTGGCCACACTGACGCCAGACCGTAACACCTCCCCTTATCACAGCATCGTGGACTTCCACGG TTGTCTTGTGGATGGTCTCTCTGATGCTTCTTCTGCCTTCAAAGCCCCCAGGCCCCGGCCAGAGACTCTCCAGTTCACAGTAGATGTGTTCCACTTTGCAAATGACTCCAGAAACACG GTATATATCACCTGCCATCTGAAGGTCACTCCGGCTGATCGAGTCCCGGACCAACTAAACAAAGCCTGTTCCTTCAGCAAGTCTTCCAACAG CTGGTCCCCTGTGGAAGGCACTGCTGACATCTGTCAATGCTGTCACAAGGGGAGCTGTGACATTCCAGGCCATACCAGGAGTCTGTCCCCGCTAGTGAGAAAGTGGCACAAGCCTGCTACCCGCAGTCGTAGGCACG TGACAGAAGAAGCAGATGTCACCATGGGGCCGCTGATCTTCCTGGGCCAGGCTGGTGACCAGAGCATGGGAAGCTCGGTCTCATCTGTCACTTCTGTGATGCTAGGCTTGGGCCTGGTCACAGGGGTCACCCTGACTCTGGCTACTGTTGTCCTGGCTCTTGCCAGGAGGCAGCGCACTGCTTCCCACTCTGCAATGTACCCTGTGTCTGCTTCCTAA